ATAATACATCTGGTAGATGACCGTCCTGGATGTGTCGCCCGGGCCTCCTGCCGTCATGACCCGCACATGCGAGTAGAAGGCCATCGAGCCTAAGGTGGACAGAATAAGTACGTATTTGATGACATTCTGCAGCAAGGGGATCGTTATTCGCAAACAGACTTGAACGAAATTGGCACCGTCGATCAAGGCCGCTTCATAATAGCTTTTGGGTATGGTCTTGATTCCCGTATAAAACAGCATCGCGTTGAGACCGATATATTGCCACAGGAAGGTAACCCCGATGCTCGGCATGACCGTTTTCTTTTCCGTCAGCCACGAATGCGTCCAGGAGCTCAGCCCGAGCGATTGGAGTATGCTGTTAAACAATCCCCAGTTCGGTTCGTAGAAAGCCAGCCAGATCTGCGCAACCACCGTGACCGACAAGATCGCGGGGAACATCGCCGCCGTCTTGAAGAAGCGGCGAAACCTAGGGGTTTGAGCATCCATAAAAAGCGAAAGCATCATGGAGAAGGGCAGCCCAAGCAATAAGGAGATGCCTACGATAAGGTACGTATTTTTATGGGCGCTCCAAAAGGAAGGCGAAGCCATTACGTCTTTGTAATTATCCAAACCGACAAATCCCAAATTTCGAAACCCGTCATGCTTATGCAAGCTCATCCAGATCTCCGGCAGCAAGGGGTATACGCAGAATACGGTAAACAGCAGCAAGGCCGGGGAAGCAAATACAAATATGGACATTTTGGTGCTAAAGTACTTGTTCATCGCTCTCTCCACCGTTTAATTTGTGTCTAAATCCCCCCGGGATCAGCCGAAGGGGATTTAGCTGTCATCGCCTCTTTGTTACTTGTTAAACCACGTATTCTCGCTCCAAATCTTGTTCATCGCGGTATTGAAATCTTCGGCAGCGTATTCGCCCGTCAGTAAGTTCGCTCCTTGCGTAGACACTTCGGCAGAGGTTTTCGCATCTATCGAATTAAGAGCGAAAGACGCGATTTTATTCGGGATCGGATTATACCAGTCAACGAACTTCTGCATAAGCGGGCTTCTGTTATTTGCCTGATTGCCGGTCTGCAAGGATATTGGCGCTCCCGTGGATTCGAAGTACAACGCATCCTGCATGGCCAGGAATTCGGCAAGCTTGACGGCCTCATCCGGATGCTTGGTTTTCCCGTTTACCGCATAGCCGTTAACCGGTGAGCCCCAGAATTGCACGGTCTGCGAAGGATCGTACTTATCGCTTGCGCTTGGGAACGGGAAGAAATCAACCGTTTCGTCTTTTGCCAGATTCGGCAGCTCCCAAGTAAACATCATTAGCATTGCCGCTTTTTTGGACGTAAACATCTCCATCGCCGGACCGTAATCCAGGTTGGCAATGCCGTCTGGGAAGACGCCTTCCTTGACCATCGTCTCTATACGGGCCGCACCTTCCTTGACGGATGGATTGGTAAAGTCCGTTTTGTTGCTGACGAGATCCGCCATCGCCTGCGGGTCCCCGATTTGAATCATTTGCTGCAGCATGAAGAGCTTCGGCCCCCATCCGTCCTTGCCCGGAGTTACGGCCGGAACCATGCCTTTACCCTTGAGCGTCTTCGAGGTTTGAATCAGCTCGTCAAACGTGGTCGGCACCTTCACCCCTGCTTCTTCAAACATGTCTTTATGGTAAAAGATGACGGGGGTGAAATACGTATCGGCTCCGGAGGAGAGGCTGTAAATCCCGTTATCGACATGCTTTAACGCATCCGGCACCGCATATTTGTCCAAGAAGCCGTCTTTGGAAATATAAGGGGTCAGATCCAGAATGCTGCCCGTATTCTTCAGCGGGGTAAAGTAGCCCGCATCGCTCCAGAATACGTCCGGCATATCCCCGGAGGAATTCAACGTCTTCAATTTGTTGGCCATATCCTCGCCGCCGCCGCCGGGCTCAAACTCGACTTCAAGATTGGGAAGCGCTGCGGCAAGGTTAGGCTTGATGTATTTTTCCATGATGTTATTGCGATTCTCGTCCGTCGTAATCGTGATAACCCTCATTTTGATTTTTTTGCCGTCCGGCGCCGCGGTCTCCTTATTATCTTCCGTGGTTGCTGCCGGGGCCGACGGATTGTTGGACGGCTGGTTGGAATTTGCGTTGTTCCCGCTTCCGCATGCCGATGAAACCAGTAAAGTACTTGCCATAAGCACCATGGCCGCTGCCTTAGACTTCGTTACCATTGATATACCTCCCCTATTTGTCGAAACGGATACCGGTTGAATTCAGCCGTTGAAAGCGGTATCAACCTTAACCATGAGCTAATTTTACGAATCTTCCTAAATTTCGTACAGAGAGTATTCTCAGTCC
This region of Paenibacillus sp. JDR-2 genomic DNA includes:
- a CDS encoding carbohydrate ABC transporter permease yields the protein MNKYFSTKMSIFVFASPALLLFTVFCVYPLLPEIWMSLHKHDGFRNLGFVGLDNYKDVMASPSFWSAHKNTYLIVGISLLLGLPFSMMLSLFMDAQTPRFRRFFKTAAMFPAILSVTVVAQIWLAFYEPNWGLFNSILQSLGLSSWTHSWLTEKKTVMPSIGVTFLWQYIGLNAMLFYTGIKTIPKSYYEAALIDGANFVQVCLRITIPLLQNVIKYVLILSTLGSMAFYSHVRVMTAGGPGDTSRTVIYQMYYTAFDTSEFGKGTAIAVIFILECLLISFVIQRYVAREKLEF
- a CDS encoding ABC transporter substrate-binding protein yields the protein MVTKSKAAAMVLMASTLLVSSACGSGNNANSNQPSNNPSAPAATTEDNKETAAPDGKKIKMRVITITTDENRNNIMEKYIKPNLAAALPNLEVEFEPGGGGEDMANKLKTLNSSGDMPDVFWSDAGYFTPLKNTGSILDLTPYISKDGFLDKYAVPDALKHVDNGIYSLSSGADTYFTPVIFYHKDMFEEAGVKVPTTFDELIQTSKTLKGKGMVPAVTPGKDGWGPKLFMLQQMIQIGDPQAMADLVSNKTDFTNPSVKEGAARIETMVKEGVFPDGIANLDYGPAMEMFTSKKAAMLMMFTWELPNLAKDETVDFFPFPSASDKYDPSQTVQFWGSPVNGYAVNGKTKHPDEAVKLAEFLAMQDALYFESTGAPISLQTGNQANNRSPLMQKFVDWYNPIPNKIASFALNSIDAKTSAEVSTQGANLLTGEYAAEDFNTAMNKIWSENTWFNK